In Candidatus Methylomirabilis limnetica, one genomic interval encodes:
- a CDS encoding tetratricopeptide repeat protein — MTKRIASDAKPTSLLDPSQGGRCARMVVLAIGLLATMVGCQQPSPPGGTPTFVGLAKCASCHQKEADAYRGSDHALAMQPANDQTVQGDFANARFSHRGVTSTFFRRDRKFFVRTDGADGTLGEFEIAYTFGVKPLQQYLVSFTNGRLQALGIAWDTRPKAQGGQRWFHLYPAETLRPPDLLHWTGRDQTWNYQCAECHSTDLRKNYDVAQNRYATTSAESTVSCEACHGPGSAHVTWAERRKPGASRAAAGATGLVVRLGRVEGSWVMKDTQHGIAEWSGAPRSTAEVDACARCHARRRPIVDPYPYGRPFLDTHVPALLDPALYHADGRILEEVFEYGSFIQSRMFQHGVTCSDCHEPHGLGLRADGNGVCAQCHLTAKFDTPDHHHHKAGSDAARCVSCHMPARTYMVVDPRRDHSFQVPRPDLSVAIGTPNSCSGCHLDRPPGWVAERIVRWYGPASHARRPHFGPAIDAGRRGLLSAEKTLAALATDPDQPGIARATALAMLPEYLSPASLPAVETAIGAVDPLVRSTALAAIETLPPAERLRLAAPGLRDPVRAVRLAAAHALAGAPKQTLSVEQQADLDRALTELVASEMVNADRPEAHLNLANLYTRLGRLADAESELKTAIVLDPHFAPAMVNLADLSRAQGRDADGERFLEQALQVAPDSAEALHALGLLRVRQGRRGEAVGLLRRAAQQRPEVTRFAYVYAVALYGSGEAARAIAVLEEAHQRRPANRDVLTALATYLRERGDPKAALRYAELLATLAPGDREVQGLVASLRRQAGLQ, encoded by the coding sequence ATGACAAAACGGATCGCTTCTGATGCCAAGCCCACATCCCTCCTTGATCCCTCACAGGGTGGCAGGTGCGCGCGTATGGTGGTGCTCGCGATCGGGCTCCTCGCCACAATGGTTGGGTGTCAACAGCCTTCGCCACCGGGTGGGACGCCGACGTTCGTTGGTCTCGCAAAGTGTGCGAGCTGCCACCAGAAGGAGGCTGACGCCTACCGGGGCTCGGACCATGCCCTGGCCATGCAGCCGGCGAACGACCAGACGGTGCAGGGCGACTTCGCCAACGCGCGGTTCTCGCATCGCGGGGTCACGTCCACCTTCTTCCGGCGGGACAGAAAGTTCTTCGTCCGGACCGACGGCGCCGACGGGACACTCGGCGAGTTCGAGATCGCTTACACCTTCGGCGTGAAGCCTCTCCAGCAGTACCTCGTATCATTCACCAACGGGCGACTCCAGGCCCTCGGCATCGCCTGGGATACCCGGCCGAAGGCACAGGGCGGCCAGCGCTGGTTCCACCTCTATCCGGCAGAGACCCTCAGGCCGCCGGATCTGCTCCACTGGACGGGGCGAGACCAGACCTGGAACTATCAGTGCGCGGAGTGCCACTCGACCGACCTCCGCAAGAACTACGACGTCGCCCAGAACCGCTACGCGACGACGTCGGCGGAGAGTACCGTGTCGTGCGAGGCCTGTCACGGGCCAGGCTCGGCGCATGTAACGTGGGCCGAGAGGCGCAAGCCCGGCGCGTCGCGGGCCGCCGCCGGCGCCACCGGCCTTGTGGTGCGGCTCGGTCGGGTCGAGGGGAGTTGGGTCATGAAGGACACGCAGCACGGCATTGCGGAATGGAGCGGCGCGCCGCGCTCGACCGCCGAGGTGGACGCGTGCGCGCGGTGCCACGCCAGGCGCCGGCCCATCGTGGATCCGTACCCATACGGTCGGCCCTTCCTAGATACGCATGTGCCGGCGCTACTCGATCCAGCCCTCTATCACGCTGATGGCCGGATCCTGGAAGAGGTCTTTGAGTACGGGTCGTTCATCCAGAGCCGGATGTTCCAACACGGCGTGACCTGCTCGGACTGTCATGAGCCGCACGGCCTCGGGCTCCGCGCAGATGGCAACGGCGTGTGCGCGCAGTGCCACTTGACCGCCAAGTTCGACACCCCGGATCACCACCACCATAAGGCAGGCTCGGACGCCGCGCGCTGCGTCTCGTGCCACATGCCGGCGCGCACGTACATGGTGGTGGACCCACGCCGCGACCACAGCTTCCAGGTCCCGCGGCCTGATCTCTCGGTGGCCATCGGCACGCCCAACTCCTGCTCTGGGTGCCACCTGGACCGGCCCCCCGGGTGGGTGGCAGAACGGATCGTGCGATGGTACGGCCCGGCGAGCCACGCGCGGCGGCCGCACTTCGGGCCGGCGATCGACGCCGGTCGGCGCGGGCTCCTGAGCGCCGAGAAGACGCTTGCCGCGCTCGCCACCGACCCGGACCAGCCAGGCATCGCTCGGGCGACGGCGCTCGCCATGCTCCCCGAGTACCTGAGCCCAGCATCGCTTCCCGCGGTCGAGACAGCGATAGGTGCCGTCGATCCTCTGGTGCGGTCTACGGCGCTTGCCGCGATCGAGACGCTCCCGCCGGCGGAACGGTTGCGGCTTGCCGCCCCCGGGCTCCGCGATCCTGTGCGGGCGGTGCGCCTGGCGGCGGCCCACGCGCTGGCCGGAGCCCCTAAGCAGACGCTCTCTGTCGAGCAGCAGGCCGACCTCGACCGGGCACTCACGGAGCTGGTCGCCTCCGAGATGGTCAATGCCGATCGACCCGAGGCGCATCTAAATCTGGCTAACCTCTACACGCGGCTTGGCCGCTTGGCCGACGCGGAGTCCGAGTTAAAAACCGCGATCGTCCTCGATCCGCACTTCGCCCCGGCGATGGTCAACCTGGCTGATCTCTCCCGCGCACAGGGGCGCGATGCGGATGGCGAGCGCTTCCTCGAACAGGCGCTGCAGGTTGCCCCCGACAGCGCCGAGGCGCTCCATGCCCTCGGCCTCCTGCGGGTGCGGCAGGGCCGGAGAGGTGAGGCTGTGGGCCTGCTGCGCCGGGCAGCCCAGCAGAGGCCGGAGGTCACGCGGTTCGCCTACGTCTATGCCGTAGCCCTTTACGGAAGCGGCGAGGCGGCCCGGGCGATTGCGGTGCTGGAGGAGGCACACCAGCGGCGACCGGCCAACCGGGACGTCCTGACCGCGCTGGCGACCTACCTCCGGGAGCGAGGAGATCCCAAGGCGGCGCTCCGCTATGCCGAACTTCTCGCCACTCTTGCGCCCGGCGACCGCGAGGTGCAGGGTCTGGTAGCATCGCTCCGCCGCCAGGCCGGTCTCCAGTGA